The Raphanus sativus cultivar WK10039 unplaced genomic scaffold, ASM80110v3 Scaffold3498, whole genome shotgun sequence genomic interval taattattgaatgtatttatcttagtaaaattttctttataataaatttgacatatagagtgtctctggtaaactatgtatttatctggctttattttattccttctccaatcaacatatttatttggcttgttgttaaaataaatgattttagaacgcaactgtttactttgatattttgtttaaacaatgtgacatatttctgtattaattgtgttcaattaaatatttacattgtaatttaaatttgtatacaaatcaacatatttgtgtagtttgttattaaaaaaaatgatttgaatccaaatgtaaatactcttatagtgattttttcagttcatataattttttaaaatatatttatttcaactgaaccaattaatattttgttaaattggcccgtgaaatatatttttatacatcgatattcaaaagatctggtaactaacgatactcaaaagatctggaccgaatcaggttatatggttatttttgttacaaatattcgaacccgttttagatacattggttatttagatatttttaggttcctatacatcagaaccgaattcatccagatctagaatgatccaactcaaaatccacacataagtttataatattcaagcggaacttggttaccaaaaaaaaagaatacccgaaaagaacaacatgtacctaaatagacagataatgttcatgtctaaatgattatataaattaataaaaaactgttttatgtgttttgctaaattaagtgaaatagaaagagtttttttatcaagtaaaataattatatggagtggaaaattaagtgacaataaatgtaggacattttaagtattttgatttaagttattattttattcacaaaacatatttttgaactatgttttggggtacgtaattttccaccgattgtaactaaaataaaaatattttagtaaaataaaataaaccaaatgtttaatcatatgtaaaacctaattatttagtatttttgattttataattggtacaaagttaatattgattaactaataaataaaaatatgcactattattattatggtaatataattaatgatgtaatttattattaaggtaatataattaattaaattgttaaactaagtgaaatatggaaacacaattaatagatactactattcaagtttcaaaacactccattttttatagctataaccaaacacaccaaatttttttattaatcttatctaagtatccaaacgcaccgaatttgtacttcacctttaataagatagatagataatacataaaagtaatttatatataatattcattcCGCGTAAGTGTACGGATCTTAACCTAGCATTCGATATTACCaaatctaaacaattttttctatttCGATTTGATTTCGTTTTTATTGGATTGAATACTCCGGACgtgtatcataatatatatatatattcccaaAATTGGtagatttatttacttataatgaaatatatataagggATGTGTATCATAATGGATATTCTCAAAATTGGtagatttatttacttataatgCATGTACCAATAATGGAATGTCCATAATAAGTGATTTTATTTGAGAATTgcttttctttcaaaaataaaaaatcataaaactaagagaaaaaaaaacaacgtgTCAGTAAAACTCAACAAAGCCAGTGGTCAGTGCTTACAAGTGTCTTACACGCGCTTGCACATCGCGTAGATGCCTTTTCGTCGATATCACTGTCTCTcgattttaacaaatttattattattattttcttttttaatttctcgatatttttttcttataataaaaCGTTCCTCTTTTCAGTGTCCTCTCACTTTCTTTCGACGAAGGAACCTTCCCTTTTCGATTTTTTTGatcgctgctgctgctgcttcgaAGAATCAATCAAAACCCTAGAAACACGACAACGACGACGAACACGACTCGTTCTCCTCTAACCATAACTCCAAACCAATCTCCAGATCGTGAAAACCAGAAAGAGATCGAGCTTAAACCAAAAGCGATGAAACCGGTTCAATCCCTACCAGTTCCGGTTAAGAACCCTTCCCGCCGCCGCGTAGACCTCCGCTTACCTCTCCCTCAGCGCGACGTCTCCCTCGCCGTCCCTCTCCCCCTCCCACCGACATCCGccggctcctcctcctcctcctccgcctcctccGGTCCCTCCGCTCCTCCCTCCTCGAATCCGAAAAACTACTCAGATCTAGAGCGCGGGAACCGGATCGGGAGCGGAGCGGGCGGGACGGTGTACAAAGTGATCCACCGCCCGACCTCACGCGTCTACGCGCTCAAGGTGATCTACGGTAACCACGAGGAGAACGTCCGCCGCCAGATCTGCCGCGAGATCGAGATCCTCCGAGACGTGAGCCACCCGAACATCGTCAGGTGCCACGAGATGTTCGACCAGAACGGCGAGATCCAGGTCCTCCTCGAGTTCATGGACGAAGGATCCTTGGAAGGCCGCCACGTGTCCAACGAGCGTGATTTAGCCAAACTCTCGTTTCAGATCTTGAACGGTTTGGCGTATCTCCACGGACGTCATATAGTCCATAGAGACATTAAGCCTTCGAATCTGCTTGTTAACAAGGCGGCTAACGTCAAGATTGCTGACTTCGGAGTGAGTAGGATCTTGGCTCAGACCATGGATCCTTGTAACTCCTCTGTAGGGACGATTGCTTACATGAGTCCTGAGAGGATTAATACGGATTTGAATCAGGGGAGGTATGACGGTTACGCTGGGGATATATGGAGCTTAGGTGTTAGCATTCTTGA includes:
- the LOC108820648 gene encoding mitogen-activated protein kinase kinase 4, which produces MKPVQSLPVPVKNPSRRRVDLRLPLPQRDVSLAVPLPLPPTSAGSSSSSSASSGPSAPPSSNPKNYSDLERGNRIGSGAGGTVYKVIHRPTSRVYALKVIYGNHEENVRRQICREIEILRDVSHPNIVRCHEMFDQNGEIQVLLEFMDEGSLEGRHVSNERDLAKLSFQILNGLAYLHGRHIVHRDIKPSNLLVNKAANVKIADFGVSRILAQTMDPCNSSVGTIAYMSPERINTDLNQGRYDGYAGDIWSLGVSILEFFLGRFPFNVSRQGDWASLMCAICMSQPPEAPASASPEFRHFISCCLQREPGRRMTASQLLRHPFILRGASQGQNRSPQNLHQLLPPPRPLSSSSSSSSSAASSPMT